One window from the genome of Apus apus isolate bApuApu2 chromosome 12, bApuApu2.pri.cur, whole genome shotgun sequence encodes:
- the CDX4 gene encoding homeobox protein CDX-4, giving the protein MYVSSLLDKETSMYPGSARGNNNLPLQNFVSTPPYSDYMGYHHVPTLDTHGQPAGTWGSHYGPQREDWNAYGPGPSSTVAAAQINGSSPGQVSYSCADYSSLHPTGSGGLPPVETINAQHISPNSQRHSSYEWMRKTVQANTTGKTRTKEKYRVVYTDHQRLELEKEFHCNRYITIRRKSELAANLGLSERQVKIWFQNRRAKERKMIKKKIAQFDGSGGSAQSDSGSLSPNEISSSLFPPPHGMSGLQPNDILQVIVSE; this is encoded by the exons ATGTATGTGAGCTCCCTCTTGGATAAAGAGACCAGCATGTATCCAGGATCTGCAAGGGGTAACAACAACCTGCCGCTGCAAAACTTTGTGTCTACTCCACCCTATTCAGACTACATGGGATATCATCATGTGCCAACTCTGGACACCCATGGGCAGCCTGCGGGAACCTGGGGATCTCACTACGGCCCACAGAGGGAGGACTGGAACGCTTATGGCCCAGGACCTTCCAGCACGGTTGCTGCTGCACAGATCAATGGCTCGTCTCCTGGACAGGTCTCCTACAGTTGTGCTGATTacagctccctccatcccactgGATCTGGAGGGTTACCTCCTGTAGAAACAATTAATGCACAGCACATCTCTCCCAACAGCCAAAGGCACAGCTCTTATGAATGGATGAGGAAAACGGTACAAGCAAACACTACTG gtaaaacaagaacaaaagaaaagtaCCGAGTTGTTTACACAGATCATCAGAGACTGGAATTAGAGAAGGAATTTCACTGCAACAGATATATCACAATAAGAAGAAAGTCAGAACTTGCAGCAAACCTGGGACTATCTGAAAGACAG GTGAAAATCTGGTTCCAGAATCGCcgagcaaaagaaagaaaaatgatcaAGAAGAAAATAGCTCAGTTTGATGGCAGCGGGGGCTCAGCTCAGAGTGACTCTGGTTCACTCAGTCCAAATGAAATATCCAGTTCTCTGTTCCCACCACCACATGGAATGAGTGGATTACAGCCTAATGACATTCTTCAAGTCATAGTTTCTGAATGa